From the genome of Candidozyma auris chromosome 2, complete sequence, one region includes:
- the COX4 gene encoding cytochrome c oxidase subunit IV, translated as MILSFSHLFPYKMLSRTFARSLARPNRVMVRGLSVSRTLYQTKIEEKHKTAETIYDVTGPDSSLIGPGAKPGTIPTDLDQATGLERYEILGKREGIDVFDMEKPIKEGKGTMEDPYLVPTYIGYRYVGCRGKNGEDHKAYWMKVDEAEPARCWHCGTVYAAKYLGEPGHSHH; from the exons ATG attctctccttctcccaTCTATTCCCCTACAAAAT GCTTTCTCGTACGTTTGCTCGTTCACTCGCCAGACCAAACAGAGTGATGGTCAGAGGGTTATCTGTTTCCAGAACGCTCTACCAGACCAAGATCGAGGAAAAACACAAAACCGCCGAAACCATCTACGATGTTACCGGTCCTGACTCCTCGTTGATCGGTCCAGGTGCTAAGCCAGGTACTATCCCAACCGACTTGGACCAGGCTACTGGTTTGGAGAGATACGAAATCTTGGGTAAGCGCGAAGGTATTGATGTTTTCGACATGGAGAAGCCAATTAAGGAAGGTAAGGGCACAATGGAGGACCCATACTTGGTGCCCACATACATTGGTTACCGTTATGTTGGATGCAGAGGTAAGAACGGTGAAGACCACAAGGCCTACTGGATGAAGGTGGACGAGGCTGAGCCTGCTAGATGCTGGCACTGCGGCACTGTGTATGCCGCCAAGTACTTGGGTGAGCCAGGCCACTCTCACCACTAA